GCAAGAGGCGATGACTTCCTGCGACAACTTGAACGCCGTCAAGTGGCGCACCAGCTCGGTCCCGAAGCCTTGGCGCAGTACGACCGAGGACCGGTGGGGAAAGTCTTTCTGGCGCCGATCGCCGACGCCTTGGTGCGTCTATCGAATGATTTTACCCGCCGCCGGGGGACGCTGACTGAGGCGCTTCCCGGCGGCTACTGGCAGGATGCACGGCGGCTGGCGTACTTGTTTCACTTCTTGCCGCGCAACTACGTCAAGGCGGCCTGGGTACTGACCGAAGCTGGACGCCATGCGCGGCTTGCTGAGGAACTTGCGGCAAAGTCGCACTTCACCGTTTTGGACATTGGCTGCGGCCCAGGAACCGCCGCGTTAGCGACGCTGAACTTTCTGGCTTCCCTGCGGCCGACGGCCTTCCGTGTGGACATCGTTCTGGTGGAGGCGTCGCCGACGGCGATGCAGGAGGCGGTTAGCTTGCTGCGCCAAGCCGCCGATCAGATCAATGCCGAACGCCGCGAAACTCTGGCAGTGCGCATTAGCTCGCATGTCGGCGACGCTGCGCAGGTCAAGGCGTATCTTCCGCGCGGCGGAGCTGACTTCATTTGGCTCGCCAACCTGCTTAATGAGGTTACCTCAGACGCCACTGCGCCTGCTTGGGTGATAACTCTGGCGCGGGCAGGGCTGAAGCCTGACGGTGGGCTGTATGTCATTGAGCCGGGTTTGCATGAGACCGCTCGCGCGGCGATGCGGCTTCGTGACGCTCTACTGGAAGCTGACCCGATGCTGGGGGTTTTTGCGCCATGCACCGCTGACGGCCCATGCCGCATGCTGGCGGAGCGCCCACACCGCGATTGGTGTCATGTGTCGATTGTATGGAAACCGACGCCGTTGGTTGCACAGCTCGACGGCCTGACAGGGCTGCGCAGCCACAACCAAAAGTTTTTCTACTTTGTGCTGCGGCGAGATGGGAAGCGGGCAGCCGAGCCGCGTCATGGCTGGTCGGCATGGCGCGTCATCGGGGACCTGCAACGTGAGAAAGGACGCGAAAAACGTCTGGTGTGCGGTACCGACCGCTGCGCGCTTTTGACGCGCCTCAAACGTGACCGGCGGACGGAAAACGCCGCCTTTGGCGACGCCGTACGTGGCGATATACTCTGGCTGTCGGAAGCGCCCGTGTCTTCAGGAGAGGGCTTGCGCCTGCCGCCAACCGCGCGCGTTGAACGCCAAACGCCGACTGAGTAGCGCCCTATGCCCACACTGCGGATTGCTGATGGAACAATTCTGACAAGCGGCCCGAAACATCGGGTCGTGAAGGGCGACCTGTACGTGCGGGACGGTCACATCACGCACGTCGGCGATGCGCCGCAAACAGCGGACGAGACGCTTGACGCGCACGGCTGCGTAGTCATACCGGGCTTCGTTCAATCGCATGTTCATCTGTGCCAAACGTTGTTTCGTGGCGCAGCTGACGACCTCGAACTCCTCGACTGGCTGAAAACGCGTATTTGGAAGTTTGAGGCTGCGCACACTCCGGAAAGCCTTCGCATTTCGGCGCAGTTGGCAACGGCGGAGATGATGCGCGGCGGCACGACGTGTGCGATGACAATGGAGAGCGTCTATCACACGGAAGCGGCGTTGGAGGTCGTCGCTGAAAGCGGCTTCCGCGCCGTGGTGGGCAAGTGCCTGATGGACGCCGGGGATGATGTTCCGGCCGGGTTGCGCGAGACGACGGCGCACGCCCGCGCCGAGTCCTTGCGCCTACTTGAAACATGGCACGGCGCGGCCGAGGGGCGTGTTCGGATTGCCTTGGCGCCGCGCTTTGTCCTGTCGTGTACGCAGACCTTGCTGCGCGACATAGCGGCGCTGGCGCGCGAGAAAGGGGTGCGCGTGCATACGCATGCCTCGGAAAACCGCGACGAAGTGGCGTTGGTTGAACGCCTCACCGGCCGGCGAAATCTGGCTTATCTGCACGAACTTGGGCTGACAGGCGCGCACGTCGGCGTCGCGCACTGCATCTGGCTGGACGAGGCGGAACTGACAATTTTGGCTGAAACGGGGACGCATGTTTTGCACTGTCCGTCGTCCAATCTAAAGCTGGGTTCCGGCGTCGCTCCGGTGGTGGAGATGCTGGAACGCGGCGTATCGGTTTCGCTCGGCGCGGACGGCGCGCCTTGCAACAATCGGCTGGACGCTTTCACGGAAATGCGGACGGCGGCGCTGCTTCAGAAAATGCGGTGGGGCGCAAAGCGGCTGACGGCGTTGGAAGCCTTCCAGATGGCGACTTGGCAGGGCGCACGCGCGCTCGGGTTGGAACACGAAATCGGCAGTTTGGATGTCGGCAAGGCGGCCGACATCGCCGTGGTCAATCTGGACACCCTGCATGCCGCGCCGCATCCCGATCCGCTTTCGGCGTTGGTCTATGCCGCAACCGCCGCCGATGTCCGGCATGTGGTCATCGCCGGCCGGGTGGTCGTGCGCCATGGGGAACTCACGACCTTGGATGAAGCCGAAGTTCGGGCGCAGGCGCGGCGGGCGTTCGTCGCTTTAGCCGCTCGCGCCGGTGTTGCTTGAGTGTCCTTTGCGGCGACTGTTTCGGTGTTCAGCAGCTGTGAACAACCACGAAATGCTGTTGAGTAGCTCACCTTGAGCATCTCTGTCAGAGTAACCGCTCAGAGAGCGCCTTTCAGACACCAGCCATCTGCACAAAGTATCGGCAAAGTACGTTACGCTACGCACAATCTCATTGGCTTTCACTTACACTACTAAAAACTTGCCTTTCGGCTGGCGATTACCAAACCATAGGTAACTTCACTCGGTTTTCAGCACTGGTTCCGACCGCCCGGCGGTGTATCCCGCCCCTTCCTTATCCAGGGTGAAACGACGATGCCTACGCGAGCCTTCTGCGACTGTTGCGATGAACCTGCTCGGCAGCTCTTCGACATCACGCGCATCCCCGAACTGGCGGAAGTCGTGCGGCAGTTTGGGTACCGGGCGGTGTGCCAAGCTTGTTACGACAACCTTTTTGAAGAGCTTGAGCGTGAAAAAGAGGATGTGGACGCCTAACATCCAAGCCGGGTTGCTGTCCACACGCCCTGTCGTGTTTCAAATCGACGGCTTCAAGTCCGGTGATGAGGTGCTCCGATTGTATGCCTAAACAAGCTGAAGTCGTCATCATTGGTGGCGGCGTCATTGGTTGCAGCATCGCTTACTTTCTGACCCGGCACGGCTGCCGTGATGTGCTGATCCTCGAACGCGAAAACTTCCAAGGCAAGCACTCAACCGGACGCAGCGCCGGCGGCGTCCGCCAGCAGTTCGCCACGCCGGTCAACATCCGCATGTCCCGGTTCTCGATAGAGTTTTTCACCCACTTTGAAGAACTCACTGGCCAGGACCCGGAATATCGGCGCTACGGCTACCTCTTTATCGCCACCGAACCGGCGCACGTGGACTATCTGCACCGCAACATGGATGTCCAGAGGGCGGAAGGCGTACCGGTGGAATTTCTGACCCGCGACGACATCGTTAGACTCGTCCCGCAACTGTACGTTGAGGATGTTCTGGGCGGTACGTACTGCCCGACGGACGGTTTTGTTGACCCCTACAGCATTATGCAGGGCTTCAACCGCAAGGCCCGCGAACAAGGCGCGCGCATCGAACTGGAAACTGAAGCGCTGGACTTCACCGTTGAGCATGGCCGCATCACGGGCGTTGTCACCAATCGCGGCCATATCGCCACTCGAACGGTCGTCAACGCCGCCGGCGCATGGGCGCATCTGGTCGGACGTAAGCTGGGCGTGGAGATTCCTATCCGTCCCACCAAACGACAGATCGTGACGACGGAAAGGTTCGATGAACTGCCCCGCGAGCTGCCGATGCTGGTTGACCTGAGCACCGGCTGCTACATCCGCAGGGAAGGCGACGGCGTGATGCTCGGCTGGGCCGATCCGAATGAGCCGGAAAGCTTTGATACGACCTTTAACCCTGACTTTATTGACGCCATCATCGAGCGCGCGCTGCCGCGCGTCCCCTGCTTGGAAAACGCCTCCATCAACCTGCGTCGCTGCTGGGGCGGCCTCTACGACATCTCGCCGGACCACCACGCTATTGTCGGCCCCGTCCCGAACGTCGAAGGCTTTTACGTGTGCGCTGGCTTCAGTGGCCACGGCATCATGCATTCGCCGGCGATGGGTACGGCCATTGCGGAAATGATCCTGTTTGGCGAGTCGCGGACGCTGGATGTGACGCCGCTTTCCATCGAACGCTTCGCCAAAGGCGAACTACTGCACGAAACGGCTGTCATTTGAGACTCAATGACGCCGACTTACGCCATTTTTGGGGCTACGTCGGGGATTGCGCGCGCCGTCGTCGCTGAGTTGGCGAAACGCGGTGCAACGCTCATCCTCGCCGCACGTAACCTCGCTGAAGCGGAACGCATCGCCGCCGACGCCCGCCTGCGGTACGGCGTGCAAACGTCCACCATCGCCTTCGACGCCTGCGATCTTGCCAGCCACGCTGCCGTCTTTGCGTCGGTGGTTGAACGCGCTGGCCGACTGGACGGCGTCCTCGTCGCCTTCGGTACAATGACTGACCAGAAGCAGGCGGAACGCGACGTAACCGCCGCTGAAGCGATGATTGCCTCCAACTACACTGGCGTGGTGTCCATCGTGACGCACGCAGCGAACTACTTTGAAGCGCAGGGGCGTGGCGTGATTGGCGTTATTTCCTCTGTCGCCGGGGACCGCGGCCGCCAAAGCAACTATGTTTACGGGTCGGCTAAAGCCGGCGTCACCGCGTTTTGTCAGGGCTTGCGGCAGCGACTGTTCAAGAAGGGCGTGCGGGTCGTCACCATCAAGCCGGGCATTGTAGACACGCCAATGACCTACGGTATGCAACTGCCGCCCATCGTCGCTAAACCCGAACGTGTAGCGCATGACATCGTACGCGCGCTGGAGCGCGCCGACGGCGATGTTTATACACCGTTTTTCTGGCGCTTCATCATGTTCGTCATTCGGGCCATTCCCGAGCCGATCTTCAAACGGCTCTCGCTATGACCAACGCTAAGGGTCGCTGGTGGTGGCTGCTCCTGCCCATCGGCTGGATGGGAGCGATATTTGTGTTTTCCAGCGATTGGCTGGCATGGCGCAACACCGCCCCGCTGGCGCGGATTTGGTTGCACTGGTGGCTGCCGAATCCTGACCCACAAACCACCGAGACGTTCCATCTCATCCTGCGCAAACTAGGCCACGTTACGGAGTACGCCCTACTAGCGCTGCTTTGGTACGTCGCCCTGCGGCGCGCAAACTGCTGGTCGCCACGGCAGGCCGGTCTTGGCGCGGCTGTTGTGTCTATTCTGTACGCGGGACTGGACGAATGGCGGCAAACCTTCACAGTGGAACGCATCGGTTCGCCGGCTGACGTCGGGTTTGACAGTTTGGGCGTTTTGTTGGGACTGTCCGGCGTCGCCCTGCTGCACCAGCTGCGCGCTTTGCGCAGTCAGCTGGCGGCGCAGGACGCCTACCGTACACGTCCGCGCAAGCGGCCAAGGTACTCATACGTTGCGCGCTCCGATTGATGCAGCGCCGCGCCGCTTGGGTAGAGGTCGCCCGGTGTCCACACGTCGTCATCCTCCGTCGCCTGAAAGTCGGTCGGGGCCGGTATTGGCGTCAAACCCTGTGCGCGACAGGCGGCAAGGGCGCGCGGCATGTGGGCGGCGGAAGTCACCAGCAGGAACGGCGCCGTCCCAACGAGCGACGCGACGGCGGCGATTTCTTCAACCGTGTTGCGCCCTACAGGCTGAACGGTTACCCGCTCCGGCGGAACGCCCAGCGCGCAGGCGGCGTCGCGCATGACTTCGCCTGCTGGCCGCGTCATAAAGACTGCGCCGCCCGAAGTCACAAGTTGGGCGGTTGGGAGAAGTCGCTGTAAGCGAATCCCCTCGACGAGTCGCTGCAGGGAGGCGGTGGATAAACACTGAGTTGGCGGTAGGTTTTCAGCCCCGCCAGCGCCGCCGCCAAGGACGACAATCCAACGAATGCTTTGTTGTTCGGGTGGGACAGCGCCGGTCGGCGCAAACACGGGTTGGTTGCGCTCCAGTGGGCGCAGCAGAGCATTAGCCGTCCAGCCATGGCTGACGACGGCCAAAAATGCGACGGACGCTGTAACGACTAGCTTGCCCGCAAACTGCCGCCGTGAAAACCACAGCAACCCGACGCCCACGCCGAGTCCAAGGAGCGCCAGCGACAGCGGGAAGAAGAGCGGTGCAAGAAACTTCTCAACGTAGAACACGCGCTACTCAACCGTGACGCTCTTGGCGAGATTGCGCGGCTGATCCACGTCGCAGCCGCGCCGAACGGCGATGTGGTAGGCCAGCAACTGCAACGGCACGACGGCCAGCACCGCTGAAAGCACATCGCTCGCGGGTGGAATAGAGATGACGCGCTCGGCCAGCGCCGTCGCTTGCGTATCGCCTTCTGTCACCACGGCAATGACGCGCCCATCGCGCGCCTTAACTTCCTGAAGGTTCGACAATGTTTTTTCATAACGCAGTTCCGAAGCCGGATTGCCCACTTCGCGCGGCATCACCATGACGACCGGCAGCCGTTCGTCAATAAGCGCGTTGGGTCCATGCTTCATTTCTCCGGCCGGAAAGCCTTCGGCGTGAATGTAGCTGATTTCCTTGA
The window above is part of the Chloracidobacterium sp. genome. Proteins encoded here:
- a CDS encoding VanZ family protein → MTNAKGRWWWLLLPIGWMGAIFVFSSDWLAWRNTAPLARIWLHWWLPNPDPQTTETFHLILRKLGHVTEYALLALLWYVALRRANCWSPRQAGLGAAVVSILYAGLDEWRQTFTVERIGSPADVGFDSLGVLLGLSGVALLHQLRALRSQLAAQDAYRTRPRKRPRYSYVARSD
- a CDS encoding 5'-deoxyadenosine deaminase, which encodes MPTLRIADGTILTSGPKHRVVKGDLYVRDGHITHVGDAPQTADETLDAHGCVVIPGFVQSHVHLCQTLFRGAADDLELLDWLKTRIWKFEAAHTPESLRISAQLATAEMMRGGTTCAMTMESVYHTEAALEVVAESGFRAVVGKCLMDAGDDVPAGLRETTAHARAESLRLLETWHGAAEGRVRIALAPRFVLSCTQTLLRDIAALAREKGVRVHTHASENRDEVALVERLTGRRNLAYLHELGLTGAHVGVAHCIWLDEAELTILAETGTHVLHCPSSNLKLGSGVAPVVEMLERGVSVSLGADGAPCNNRLDAFTEMRTAALLQKMRWGAKRLTALEAFQMATWQGARALGLEHEIGSLDVGKAADIAVVNLDTLHAAPHPDPLSALVYAATAADVRHVVIAGRVVVRHGELTTLDEAEVRAQARRAFVALAARAGVA
- a CDS encoding FAD-binding oxidoreductase — translated: MPKQAEVVIIGGGVIGCSIAYFLTRHGCRDVLILERENFQGKHSTGRSAGGVRQQFATPVNIRMSRFSIEFFTHFEELTGQDPEYRRYGYLFIATEPAHVDYLHRNMDVQRAEGVPVEFLTRDDIVRLVPQLYVEDVLGGTYCPTDGFVDPYSIMQGFNRKAREQGARIELETEALDFTVEHGRITGVVTNRGHIATRTVVNAAGAWAHLVGRKLGVEIPIRPTKRQIVTTERFDELPRELPMLVDLSTGCYIRREGDGVMLGWADPNEPESFDTTFNPDFIDAIIERALPRVPCLENASINLRRCWGGLYDISPDHHAIVGPVPNVEGFYVCAGFSGHGIMHSPAMGTAIAEMILFGESRTLDVTPLSIERFAKGELLHETAVI
- a CDS encoding methyltransferase domain-containing protein encodes the protein MFARGDDFLRQLERRQVAHQLGPEALAQYDRGPVGKVFLAPIADALVRLSNDFTRRRGTLTEALPGGYWQDARRLAYLFHFLPRNYVKAAWVLTEAGRHARLAEELAAKSHFTVLDIGCGPGTAALATLNFLASLRPTAFRVDIVLVEASPTAMQEAVSLLRQAADQINAERRETLAVRISSHVGDAAQVKAYLPRGGADFIWLANLLNEVTSDATAPAWVITLARAGLKPDGGLYVIEPGLHETARAAMRLRDALLEADPMLGVFAPCTADGPCRMLAERPHRDWCHVSIVWKPTPLVAQLDGLTGLRSHNQKFFYFVLRRDGKRAAEPRHGWSAWRVIGDLQREKGREKRLVCGTDRCALLTRLKRDRRTENAAFGDAVRGDILWLSEAPVSSGEGLRLPPTARVERQTPTE
- a CDS encoding YdcF family protein, encoding MFYVEKFLAPLFFPLSLALLGLGVGVGLLWFSRRQFAGKLVVTASVAFLAVVSHGWTANALLRPLERNQPVFAPTGAVPPEQQSIRWIVVLGGGAGGAENLPPTQCLSTASLQRLVEGIRLQRLLPTAQLVTSGGAVFMTRPAGEVMRDAACALGVPPERVTVQPVGRNTVEEIAAVASLVGTAPFLLVTSAAHMPRALAACRAQGLTPIPAPTDFQATEDDDVWTPGDLYPSGAALHQSERATYEYLGRLRGRVR
- a CDS encoding SDR family oxidoreductase; protein product: MTPTYAIFGATSGIARAVVAELAKRGATLILAARNLAEAERIAADARLRYGVQTSTIAFDACDLASHAAVFASVVERAGRLDGVLVAFGTMTDQKQAERDVTAAEAMIASNYTGVVSIVTHAANYFEAQGRGVIGVISSVAGDRGRQSNYVYGSAKAGVTAFCQGLRQRLFKKGVRVVTIKPGIVDTPMTYGMQLPPIVAKPERVAHDIVRALERADGDVYTPFFWRFIMFVIRAIPEPIFKRLSL